A genomic stretch from Carassius auratus strain Wakin unplaced genomic scaffold, ASM336829v1 scaf_tig00215416, whole genome shotgun sequence includes:
- the LOC113094758 gene encoding trace amine-associated receptor 13c-like, which produces MKVSDLGLKNVDNQTVQYCLPDNNLSCTKSIRPEVEYIAVYIFVSVTSVLTVFLNLLVIISISHFKQLHTPTNVLILSLAVADLIAGLILMPVQGMKLIEPCWYFGEMFCSIFPLILNVIVIASLGNMIIISVDRFIAVNDPLRYPLKVNIYRAIVSIVVNWLFSSIYSSYLMFDLLLHPEKNHTCIGECVIVFTLESLIIDTFICLVIPCCIIIPLYMKICFVAKRQARHLNSVTEKKAKSEKKAARTLGIVVGVYLLCWMPFYIVTLSFGHDENDVLIINVMNWIVCMNSCMNPLIYAMFYQWFRVSAKYILTLKIFEPSSEYLNLFPEEK; this is translated from the coding sequence ATGAAAGTGTCTGATTTGGGCTTGAAAAATGTGGACAATCAAACAGTTCAATACTGCTTGCCAGACAACAATTTATCTTGCACCAAAAGTATCAGACCAGAAGTGGAATACATTGCTGtgtacatttttgtttctgtAACATCAGTGTTAACCGTGTTTCTGAACTTGTTAGTGATTATCTCCATTTCACACTTCAAGCAGCTCCACACTCCGACCAATGTGCTGATCCTCTCTCTGGCCGTGGCTGATCTGATCGCAGGACTGATTCTCATGCCAGTGCAAGGAATGAAACTCATTGAGCCATGCTGGTACTTTGGAGAAATGTTTTGTTCAATATTTCCTCTAATTCTGAATGTGATTGTCATAGCATCTCTTGGTAATATGATTATTATATCTGTGGATCGGTTCATTGCTGTGAACGACCCTTTGCGATATCCACTGAAAGTCAATATTTATAGAGCTATTGTTTCTATTGTTGTAAACTGGTTATTCTCCTCCATATATTCATCTTATCTAATGTTTGACCTTTTACTCCATCCAGAGAAAAACCACACATGTATTGGAGAATGTGTCATTGTTTTTACACTGGAAAGCCTAATAATAGACACTTTCATTTGTTTAGTGATACCTTGCTGTATAATTATTCCTTTGTATATGAAAATCTGCTTTGTAGCAAAACGGCAAGCTAGGCATTTAAATTCAGTCACAGAAAAAAAGGCCAAATCAGAAAAAAAGGCTGCAAGAACCTTAGGGATTGTAGTAGGGGTTTATCTTCTTTGCTGGATGCCATTCTACATAGTTACACTTTCTTTTGGGCATGATGAAAATGATGTTCTTATAATTAATGTAATGAACTGGATAGTGTGCATGAATTCCTGCATGAATCCACTTATCTATGCAATGTTTTATCAATGGTTTAGAGTGTCagcaaaatacattttgacaCTGAAAATATTTGAACCTTCATCAGAGTACTTGAATCTGTTTCCAGAAGAGAAATGA